One part of the Thermodesulfobacteriota bacterium genome encodes these proteins:
- the xseA gene encoding exodeoxyribonuclease VII large subunit, producing the protein MNLPLFEEVLTVTELTARIKRALESSFRLVRVEGEVSNYKLYEASGHRYFSLKDEGAQIRVVLFRGNERNVYGEVRDGQSVVVTGSLGVYEKKGEYQLYARSVEVRGIGNLLVELERRKRKLADEGLFDPERKRPLPPFPRRIGIVTSRHGAALRDMLRVARSRFPGVSIVLAPALVQGEGAAADISAALDAMYRFGAADAILCGRGGGTIEDLWAFNEEAVVRALVRSPVPTISAVGHETDFTLADLAADHRAPTPTAAAQMAVPDRVELLERVAALVLRVRRADTHHREAARKEWRIAAGKLSDPRPLLQGKRYALGEQEALLAESARSAVREHRERVERLSASVRIHSPRAWVSARRGEAAVLRARAVSAIDAGKRRLRARLDLLSGKLAALDPRAVLTRGYSIAIDRATGRAVRSVSDVRPGGPLDIQVSDGTFGAIVEEG; encoded by the coding sequence GTGAACCTCCCCCTTTTCGAAGAAGTCCTCACCGTCACGGAGCTGACCGCTCGCATCAAGCGCGCGCTGGAGAGCTCCTTCCGGCTCGTCCGCGTGGAAGGGGAAGTGTCGAACTACAAGCTGTACGAGGCATCCGGACACCGGTATTTCTCGCTGAAAGACGAAGGTGCGCAGATCCGCGTCGTGCTCTTCCGGGGGAACGAACGCAACGTCTACGGGGAGGTCCGCGACGGGCAGTCGGTGGTCGTCACCGGCTCGCTGGGAGTGTACGAGAAAAAGGGGGAGTACCAGCTCTACGCCCGGTCCGTCGAGGTGCGCGGGATCGGGAACCTCCTGGTGGAGCTCGAGCGCAGGAAGCGGAAGCTCGCGGACGAGGGGCTGTTCGACCCGGAGAGGAAGCGGCCGCTCCCCCCGTTTCCCCGGAGGATCGGGATCGTCACCTCCCGCCACGGCGCCGCCCTGCGGGACATGCTGCGCGTGGCGCGCTCGCGCTTTCCCGGCGTGTCGATCGTCCTCGCCCCCGCCCTCGTCCAGGGCGAGGGGGCGGCGGCGGACATCTCCGCCGCGCTGGACGCGATGTATCGATTCGGCGCCGCCGACGCGATCCTCTGCGGGAGGGGGGGCGGCACCATCGAGGACCTGTGGGCGTTCAACGAAGAAGCGGTCGTGCGCGCCCTGGTCCGTTCGCCGGTCCCGACGATCAGCGCGGTCGGACACGAAACGGACTTCACGCTGGCCGACCTCGCGGCGGACCACCGCGCGCCCACGCCCACCGCGGCGGCGCAGATGGCGGTGCCGGACCGCGTGGAGCTGCTGGAGCGCGTCGCCGCGCTCGTCCTCCGGGTGCGGAGGGCCGATACGCACCATCGGGAAGCCGCCCGGAAGGAATGGCGGATCGCGGCCGGGAAGCTGTCCGATCCCCGTCCGCTTCTCCAGGGGAAGCGTTACGCGCTGGGAGAGCAGGAGGCGCTGCTCGCGGAATCCGCGCGATCCGCCGTCCGGGAGCACAGGGAGCGGGTGGAGCGCCTTTCCGCGTCCGTGCGCATCCATTCCCCGCGGGCGTGGGTGTCCGCGCGGCGCGGCGAAGCCGCCGTGCTCCGCGCGCGCGCCGTGTCGGCGATCGACGCCGGGAAACGCCGCCTCCGGGCGCGTCTCGACCTCCTTTCCGGAAAGCTCGCCGCCCTGGACCCCCGTGCTGTGCTTACCCGGGGGTACTCGATCGCCATCGATCGCGCCACGGGCAGAGCGGTCCGGTCCGTGTCGGACGTCCGCCCCGGCGGTCCGCTCGACATCCAGGTTTCGGACGGGACCTTCGGCGCGATCGTCGAGGAGGGATAG
- a CDS encoding M23 family metallopeptidase, which yields MISAGRVLLASLFVLPGLAASPFPAPASSLSISVAGGDPALGSPLMVVVSASGPVDNLSLLWKGAAWPLREAAPGRYEALIGIDLLADAGPETLAAESFTGGMRSRVETVLEVAGRKFPVQELSLPKGMAEFDASTLRRIREEKELLDGRFARISAPILWEAPFLPPVEPFRPENFGSRRVINREPRSPHTGVDLRLPEGTPVRSIAGGTVALAAEQFFGGRTVMIDHGGGVFSIYMHLNRFSVKEGQRVSRGEPIGEVGSTGRATGPHLHFGVRVPGGRVDPSLLFAIPGK from the coding sequence ATGATTTCCGCCGGAAGGGTCCTTCTCGCCTCGCTCTTCGTCCTCCCCGGGCTCGCGGCATCCCCGTTTCCGGCCCCGGCTTCGTCGCTGTCGATTTCCGTCGCCGGCGGCGATCCCGCCTTGGGATCGCCGCTGATGGTCGTGGTATCCGCTTCGGGACCCGTCGACAACCTGTCGCTCCTGTGGAAGGGCGCCGCCTGGCCGCTGCGCGAGGCCGCTCCCGGACGTTACGAGGCGCTGATCGGCATCGACCTGCTGGCGGACGCGGGACCCGAGACGCTCGCGGCGGAATCGTTCACCGGGGGGATGCGCAGCCGCGTCGAGACGGTGCTGGAGGTCGCCGGGCGGAAGTTCCCCGTCCAGGAGCTTTCCCTGCCGAAGGGGATGGCAGAGTTCGACGCATCCACGCTTCGCCGGATCCGGGAGGAGAAGGAACTGCTGGACGGGCGCTTCGCCCGCATCAGCGCGCCGATCCTGTGGGAGGCGCCGTTCCTTCCCCCCGTGGAGCCGTTCCGGCCGGAGAATTTCGGCTCCCGGCGGGTGATCAACAGGGAGCCCCGGTCGCCGCACACCGGCGTGGACCTCCGCCTGCCCGAAGGGACGCCCGTCCGGTCGATCGCAGGCGGGACGGTCGCGCTTGCCGCGGAACAGTTCTTCGGCGGCCGGACGGTGATGATCGACCACGGCGGGGGGGTCTTCAGCATTTACATGCACCTGAACCGTTTTTCCGTGAAGGAGGGGCAGCGGGTGTCCAGGGGAGAGCCGATCGGCGAGGTGGGATCCACGGGACGGGCCACGGGGCCGCACCTCCACTTCGGCGTACGCGTGCCGGGCGGGCGGGTCGACCCGTCGCTACTCTTCGCGATTCCGGGGAAATAA
- the xseB gene encoding exodeoxyribonuclease VII small subunit, with translation MAGKGKEPSFEEALKGLEAVVARLESGEAPLEESIRLFEEGMALSGICRKRLDEADRKIELLLRKPEGVSTETVDEGDLSGKEE, from the coding sequence ATGGCGGGCAAGGGAAAGGAGCCTTCCTTCGAGGAGGCGTTGAAGGGGCTCGAGGCGGTGGTGGCCCGGCTGGAATCGGGGGAGGCCCCTCTCGAGGAGTCCATCCGCCTCTTCGAGGAAGGGATGGCGTTGTCCGGGATCTGCAGGAAGCGGCTGGACGAGGCGGACCGCAAGATCGAGCTATTGCTTCGGAAGCCGGAAGGCGTCTCGACCGAAACCGTGGACGAGGGCGACCTTTCCGGCAAAGAGGAGTGA
- a CDS encoding polyprenyl synthetase family protein, with product MGGPGAGELARLRGLVDGALRGYVSPEACKAPVSLLEAMEYSLMAGGKRVRPVLLLSAGNAVGGNERRLLPFACAVEFVHTYSLIHDDLPAMDDDDFRRGKPTSHKVFGEGAAVLAGDALLTEAFRIMAESEGAADDPGRAIRAIADLARAAGAEGMVGGQQMDLSATAGASDPSAVEDIEMRKTAALLASCARMGGILGGGSPAQIDALGEFGTRLGLLFQITDDILDETASFEEMGKGTAKDRARGKWTYPVAYGLPAARDRAEALGREALASLSLFREEADPLREMVRMVKDRRS from the coding sequence GTGGGCGGCCCCGGCGCGGGAGAGCTCGCCCGCCTTCGCGGGCTGGTGGACGGCGCCCTCCGGGGGTACGTCTCCCCGGAGGCGTGCAAGGCGCCGGTATCCCTGCTGGAGGCGATGGAGTATTCCCTGATGGCCGGCGGGAAGCGCGTCCGGCCCGTGCTGCTCCTCTCCGCGGGGAACGCCGTGGGGGGGAACGAGCGGCGGCTGCTCCCGTTCGCGTGCGCGGTCGAATTCGTGCACACGTACTCCCTGATCCATGACGACCTTCCCGCCATGGACGACGACGATTTCCGGCGCGGCAAGCCCACGTCCCACAAGGTGTTCGGCGAGGGGGCGGCCGTGCTGGCGGGCGACGCCCTGCTGACCGAGGCGTTCCGCATCATGGCGGAATCGGAAGGAGCCGCGGACGACCCCGGAAGGGCGATCCGGGCGATCGCGGACCTCGCCCGGGCGGCGGGGGCGGAGGGGATGGTCGGCGGGCAGCAGATGGACCTGTCCGCGACGGCGGGCGCGTCGGATCCGTCCGCGGTCGAGGACATCGAGATGCGCAAGACCGCCGCGCTGCTCGCCTCCTGCGCAAGGATGGGGGGAATCCTCGGCGGAGGGAGCCCGGCGCAGATCGACGCCCTCGGCGAGTTCGGCACGCGGCTGGGGCTGCTGTTCCAGATCACGGACGACATCCTCGACGAGACCGCCAGCTTCGAGGAGATGGGGAAAGGGACGGCGAAGGACCGGGCGCGGGGGAAATGGACCTACCCCGTCGCCTACGGGCTTCCGGCCGCGCGAGACCGGGCGGAAGCGCTCGGGAGGGAGGCGCTGGCGTCGCTCTCCCTTTTCCGCGAAGAGGCCGATCCGCTCCGCGAGATGGTCCGAATGGTGAAGGACAGGAGATCGTAG